The Styela clava chromosome 10, kaStyClav1.hap1.2, whole genome shotgun sequence genome window below encodes:
- the LOC120337683 gene encoding uncharacterized protein LOC120337683 encodes MADISLSAGTDYTRTILHSIRKITETCDFIITVDGKDFPVHRNVISAASSYFRAMFSSNMKEAQQGFAEVKTMKPAVMEKCIDFMYTGEVKVQMHEVQYILIASNLLQLDLLTEISFTHLQKNLSTSNCLVVSRYATVFNRPEVKNRAEQFIMDNFEDVISTDTFPTISFEDFSRYFFESVAGHEIKWGALVKWLSNKREETEPIYQKLLETLEYFPLNFLIKKALEGLMKKPVKKNNKTNNKMRRNLVLDFLFEDIEKFKREVNLENFWDLKKIIKIADFRNGEIVKIMDQFMEDNFGFIAQSNDFVDLNEREILFLFESTKTEYSSENIKWYAALRWSMHQPNRMNVFSQLFRLIKLDDLHVDFLQNVVRNEPLVRESRECSVILMDHALSSPDPMGAQSSPARHRRPHLVCLDVKNGQIKALNVWNNIWHELPHAQNGDSIRIVNVNNSLYVISKKKVHQLKGNEWTIKTSIPTMQGPYVPVSCHEKIYLIQTMNMSCFDTIQNGWENKLPGCGLGVGFCAAAIVNSVYAMGGIDTDCGVMKFDSETQSWSNLCSMQNGRRNAAAAELGGNIYVTGGHSEANSVESYNLKTNTWATVAGLCVSRWDHRLCAIENKLYAVGGKKKGGNKNTNSIEVYDEDSKHWSKVNVDELPKNSSLEVCAYFM; translated from the coding sequence ATGGCGGATATATCTCTGTCCGCTGGGACTGATTACACTAGAACAATCCTTCATTCAATCAGAAAAATAACAGAAACTTGTGATTTTATAATCACTGTTGATGGCAAAGATTTCCCAGTCCATCGCAACGTAATATCAGCTGCATCAAGCTATTTTAGAGCAATGTTTTCAAGCAACATGAAGGAAGCCCAGCAAGGCTTCGCTGAAGTGAAAACTATGAAGCCCGCTGTAATGGAGAAATGTATTGACTTCATGTATACCGGTGAAGTCAAAGTGCAAATGCATGAGGTTCAATATATTCTGATTGCGTCAAACTTATTGCAATTAGATTTACTAACTGAAATCAGCTTCACGCATCTGCAAAAAAATCTTTCGACATCGAATTGCCTAGTGGTGTCGCGTTATGCGACTGTTTTCAATAGACCAGAAGTCAAAAATCGTGCTGAACAGTTTATAATGGATAACTTTGAAGACGTAATTTCTACTGACACATTCCCAACAATTTCTTTCGAAGATTTCTCTCGGTATTTTTTTGAATCCGTTGCAGGTCACGAAATAAAATGGGGGGCATTGGTTAAATGGCTTTCAAACAAACGCGAAGAAACGGAGCCGATTTACCAAAAACTGCTTGAAACATTAGAATATTTTCCTCTCaattttctgataaaaaaaGCATTGGAAGGATTAATGAAGAAGCCcgtgaaaaaaaataacaaaacaaacaacaaaATGCGAAGAAATCTTGTACTCGATTTTCTGTTTGAAGACATCGAAAAATTCAAGAGAGAGGTCAATCTTGAAAATTTCTGggatttgaagaaaataataaaaattgcagATTTTAGAAATGGGGAAATTGTAAAAATCATGGATCAGTTCATGGAAGATAACTTTGGATTTATTGCACAAAGTAATGATTTCGTCGACTTGAACGAAAGAgaaattctttttttgtttgaatCTACAAAGACTGAATATTCTTCTGAAAATATTAAATGGTATGCTGCTTTGAGATGGTCCATGCACCAACCGAATAGAATGAACGTTTTCTCACAGTTGTTCAGATTGATAAAACTTGATGATCTTCACGTAGATTTCCTTCAGAACGTTGTGCGAAACGAACCACTTGTGAGGGAGTCACGAGAATGTTCTGTTATCCTGATGGACCATGCATTATCTAGTCCTGACCCAATGGGAGCGCAGTCGAGTCCAGCTCGTCATAGAAGGCCTCACTTAGTTTGCTTGGATGTTAAAAACGGACAAATCAAGGCTCTGAATGTGTGGAATAATATTTGGCATGAGCTTCCCCACGCACAGAATGGAGACAGCATTCGTATTGTCAATGTTAACAACTCTCTGTATgtaataagtaaaaaaaaagtcCACCAGTTGAAAGGAAATGAGTGGACAATAAAAACATCAATTCCAACGATGCAAGGGCCGTATGTACCTGTTTCATgtcatgaaaaaatatatctgaTTCAAACAATGAATATGAGTTGCTTCGATACAATCCAGAATGGTTGGGAGAATAAGTTGCCTGGATGTGGACTTGGAGTAGGATTCTGCGCTGCAGCAATAGTGAATTCGGTGTATGCAATGGGAGGAATTGATACAGATTGTGGAGTAATGAAATTTGATTCTGAAACACAAAGTTGGTCAAATCTCTGTTCGATGCAAAATGGAAGGCGAAATGCGGCGGCTGCTGAGCTGGGCGGTAACATTTATGTAACTGGAGGCCACTCAGAAGCTAACTCAGTTGAAAGCTACAATTTGAAAACCAACACATGGGCTACTGTTGCAGGGCTGTGCGTTTCTCGTTGGGATCACCGCCTATGTGCGATTGAAAATAAACTATACGCCGTGGGAGGGAAGAAGAAAGGTGGTAATAAAAATACTAACTCAATTGAAGTTTACGATGAAGATTCAAAGCACTGGTCAAAGGTCAATGTTGATGAActcccgaaaaattcttccttaGAAGTGTGTGCTTATTTCATGTAA